The following are encoded in a window of Mycobacteriales bacterium genomic DNA:
- the hpnR gene encoding hopanoid C-3 methylase HpnR: MRVLLIHPSPLLYSELYIRLEPLGLERVGTAALAAGHDVRAIDLQTHSTSELIAELGSFRPEAVGFCGNYLANVPEVLDLAGLVKRLTGAFVFVGGHSTSFIAKDILEQAHGTVDCVVRGEGERITPMLLEACRDGDVHTLPGVVTLEGSGPAPLMIDTLEECPPTRSLTNRRRKYFIGTLDPCASIEFSRGCPWDCSFCSAWTFYGRSYRKADPVAAAEELAAIEEPNVFMVDDVAFIKPEHGDAIASEVERRKVRKEYYLETRSDVLLRNTEVFERWRRLGLNYMFLGMEALDEQGLDHYRKRTNIDENMQALEVARKIGLTVAINLIVDPQWDEKQFQLVRDWAMSVPEIVHLTVMTPYPGTEIWHTEARKLTTRDYRLFDIQHAVLPTKLPLPRFYEELVKTQGVIARKHLGVAAVAKTFGLIGNRLVHGQTNFVRMLWRFNKVYNAQRQLHDHDRVSRYELPIPQHREIKQRDRRDLYIHTQPIRRREDTVEVG; the protein is encoded by the coding sequence CCTGGAGCCGCTGGGGCTCGAGCGGGTGGGCACGGCGGCGCTCGCCGCCGGCCACGACGTACGCGCCATCGACCTGCAGACCCACTCGACGAGCGAGTTGATCGCCGAGCTCGGCAGCTTCCGCCCCGAAGCGGTCGGCTTCTGCGGCAACTACCTCGCCAACGTGCCCGAGGTGCTCGACCTCGCCGGCCTGGTCAAGCGCCTGACCGGCGCCTTCGTCTTCGTGGGCGGTCACTCCACGTCGTTCATCGCGAAGGACATCCTCGAGCAGGCGCACGGCACGGTCGACTGCGTCGTCCGCGGCGAGGGCGAGCGGATCACGCCGATGCTGCTGGAGGCGTGCCGCGACGGCGACGTGCACACCCTGCCCGGTGTCGTCACGCTCGAGGGGTCCGGCCCGGCACCGCTGATGATCGACACACTCGAGGAGTGCCCGCCGACCCGCAGCCTCACCAACCGGCGGCGCAAGTACTTCATCGGCACCCTCGACCCCTGCGCCTCCATCGAGTTCAGCCGCGGCTGCCCCTGGGACTGCTCCTTCTGCAGCGCCTGGACGTTCTACGGCCGCAGCTACCGCAAGGCCGACCCGGTCGCGGCCGCCGAGGAGCTCGCCGCGATCGAGGAACCCAACGTCTTCATGGTCGACGACGTGGCGTTCATCAAACCCGAGCACGGCGACGCGATCGCCAGCGAGGTCGAGCGCCGCAAGGTGCGCAAGGAGTACTACCTGGAGACCCGCAGCGACGTGCTGCTGCGCAACACCGAGGTGTTCGAGCGCTGGCGGCGGCTCGGGCTCAACTACATGTTCCTGGGCATGGAGGCGCTCGACGAGCAGGGCCTCGACCACTACCGCAAGCGCACGAACATCGACGAGAACATGCAGGCGCTCGAGGTGGCCCGCAAGATCGGGCTCACCGTCGCCATCAACCTCATCGTCGACCCGCAATGGGACGAGAAGCAGTTCCAGCTGGTGCGCGACTGGGCAATGTCGGTGCCGGAGATCGTGCACCTGACCGTGATGACGCCCTACCCGGGGACCGAGATCTGGCACACCGAGGCCCGCAAGCTGACGACGCGCGACTACCGGCTCTTCGACATCCAGCACGCCGTGCTGCCCACGAAGCTGCCGCTGCCGCGGTTCTACGAGGAGCTGGTCAAGACGCAGGGCGTGATCGCCCGCAAGCACCTCGGGGTGGCGGCGGTGGCCAAGACGTTCGGCCTCATCGGCAACCGGTTGGTGCACGGCCAGACCAACTTCGTCCGGATGCTCTGGCGCTTCAACAAGGTCTACAACGCCCAGCGCCAGCTGCACGACCACGACCGGGTCAGCCGCTACGAGCTGCCGATCCCCCAGCACCGCGAGATCAAGCAGCGCGACCGGCGCGACCTCTACATCCACACCCAGCCGATCCGTCGCCGCGAGGACACCGTCGAGGTCGGCTGA
- the orn gene encoding oligoribonuclease: protein MSEVLVWVDCEMTGLDLTRDALVEVAVLVTDSELTILDEQGLDLVLTAPQETLDGMEQVVRDMHTQSGLLTEIATATTTVEEAQQQVLDYVRRFAPEPRKAPLCGNSVATDRGFLARDMPEFDAWLHYRIVDVSSIKELCRRWYPRVYFSAPAKNGGHRALADISESIRELRYYRSTVFVPGPGPDTPTARAAAEAVSGTSPASG, encoded by the coding sequence GTGTCCGAGGTCCTGGTCTGGGTCGACTGCGAGATGACCGGGCTCGACCTCACCCGCGACGCGCTGGTCGAGGTGGCCGTCCTGGTCACCGACTCCGAGCTCACGATCCTCGACGAGCAGGGTCTCGACCTGGTGCTGACGGCTCCGCAGGAGACGCTCGACGGGATGGAGCAGGTCGTCCGCGACATGCACACCCAGTCGGGGCTGCTCACCGAGATCGCCACTGCCACCACCACGGTCGAGGAGGCGCAGCAGCAGGTCCTCGACTATGTACGCCGCTTCGCCCCGGAGCCCCGCAAGGCGCCGCTCTGCGGCAACTCGGTCGCGACCGACCGAGGCTTCCTGGCGCGCGACATGCCGGAGTTCGACGCCTGGCTGCACTACCGGATCGTCGACGTGTCGAGCATCAAGGAGCTGTGCCGCCGCTGGTACCCCCGCGTCTACTTCAGCGCGCCGGCGAAGAACGGCGGGCACCGCGCGCTCGCGGACATCAGCGAGTCGATCCGGGAGCTGCGCTACTACCGCTCGACGGTGTTCGTCCCGGGTCCCGGTCCCGACACGCCGACGGCTCGCGCGGCGGCCGAAGCCGTCTCCGGCACGAGCCCCGCGAGCGGCTGA
- a CDS encoding aldo/keto reductase produces the protein MDYVKFGRTGMDVSRICLGCMSYGVPERGGHPWSLDEERSRPFIQRALELGINFFDTANVYSDGTSEEIVGRALKDFANRDEIVIATKVHGVMRQGPNGWGLSRKNIMAEIDHSLRRLGTDYVDLYQIHRWDRRTPIEETVEALHDVVKAGKARYVGASSMWAWQFSKSLHVAELNGWTKFVSMQNHYNLLNREEEREMLPLCADQGIAVIPWSPLARGRLTRDWDETTERSQTDEFGKSLYDTTGDDRVIVERVAQVAKERGVPRAQVALAWMLSKKVVTAPIIGATKPHHLDDAVAAVDLKLTDDEIATLEEPYHPHPVMGFR, from the coding sequence GTGGACTACGTGAAGTTCGGCCGCACCGGCATGGACGTCTCGCGCATCTGCCTGGGGTGCATGAGCTACGGCGTCCCCGAGCGCGGCGGCCACCCGTGGTCGCTCGACGAGGAGCGGTCGCGACCGTTCATCCAGCGGGCGCTCGAGCTCGGCATCAACTTCTTCGACACGGCGAACGTCTACTCCGACGGCACCAGCGAGGAGATCGTCGGCCGCGCGCTGAAGGACTTCGCCAACCGCGACGAGATCGTCATCGCCACGAAGGTGCACGGCGTCATGCGCCAGGGCCCCAACGGCTGGGGCTTGTCGCGCAAGAACATCATGGCCGAGATCGACCACAGTCTGCGCCGGCTCGGCACCGACTACGTCGACCTCTACCAGATCCACCGGTGGGACCGGCGTACGCCGATCGAGGAGACCGTCGAGGCGCTGCACGACGTCGTGAAGGCGGGCAAGGCCCGCTACGTCGGCGCCTCGTCGATGTGGGCATGGCAGTTCAGCAAGTCGTTGCACGTCGCGGAGCTGAACGGCTGGACGAAGTTCGTCTCGATGCAGAACCACTACAACCTGCTCAACCGTGAGGAGGAGCGGGAGATGCTGCCGCTGTGCGCCGACCAGGGCATCGCGGTCATCCCCTGGAGCCCGCTGGCCCGGGGCCGGCTCACCCGAGACTGGGACGAGACGACCGAGCGGTCGCAGACCGACGAGTTCGGCAAGTCGCTCTACGACACCACCGGCGACGATCGGGTCATCGTCGAGCGAGTGGCGCAGGTGGCGAAGGAGCGCGGCGTGCCGCGGGCGCAGGTCGCGCTCGCGTGGATGCTGTCGAAGAAGGTCGTCACCGCACCGATCATCGGCGCAACCAAGCCGCACCACCTCGACGACGCGGTCGCGGCGGTCGACCTGAAGCTCACCGACGACGAGATCGCGACGCTGGAAGAGCCCTACCACCCGCACCCGGTGATGGGCTTCCGGTAG
- a CDS encoding TerC family protein, whose amino-acid sequence MLDIPIWVWALTVAGFAAVVSLDVALSVRRPHVPSMREATVWVGVYVGLAVAFAVGLGFVAGWRWTGEFTAGWLTEYSLSVDNLFVFALILTSFGVPPAYRQRVLLVGIVTALVLRAGFIAAGAAALDAFSATFYAFGAVLIVTAVQLLRGGEKEPDPTRNPAYRLVARLVPTTSDYDGARLTTVRDGRRLATPLALVMVAIGLTDVLFALDSIPAIYGLTQEPYLVLTANAFALMGLRQLYFLLAGLLDRLVYLRFGLAAILAFIGGKLVLHAAHESGASVPDIPTWMSLVVIVLILATATVASLRRTRTAATGSPSPGAGGRALPASRSRRR is encoded by the coding sequence GTGCTCGACATCCCGATCTGGGTCTGGGCTCTGACCGTCGCCGGATTCGCGGCGGTCGTGAGTCTCGACGTGGCGCTGAGCGTGCGCCGGCCCCACGTGCCCTCGATGCGCGAGGCCACCGTCTGGGTCGGCGTCTACGTGGGCCTCGCCGTCGCGTTCGCGGTCGGCCTGGGGTTCGTCGCGGGCTGGCGGTGGACCGGCGAGTTCACTGCCGGCTGGCTCACGGAGTACAGCCTGTCCGTCGACAACCTGTTCGTCTTCGCGCTGATCCTCACGTCGTTCGGCGTACCGCCGGCCTATCGGCAGCGGGTGCTGCTCGTCGGGATCGTCACCGCACTGGTCCTGCGCGCCGGCTTCATCGCGGCCGGTGCGGCGGCGCTTGACGCGTTCAGCGCGACGTTCTACGCCTTCGGCGCGGTCCTGATCGTCACCGCGGTGCAGCTGCTGCGCGGCGGCGAGAAGGAACCCGACCCCACCCGCAACCCGGCCTACCGGCTGGTCGCCCGGCTGGTGCCGACGACCAGCGACTACGACGGCGCGCGGCTGACGACCGTTCGTGACGGGCGGCGGCTGGCGACACCGCTCGCGCTGGTCATGGTGGCCATCGGGCTCACCGACGTGCTGTTCGCCCTCGACTCGATCCCGGCCATCTACGGGCTGACCCAGGAGCCCTACCTCGTGCTGACCGCCAACGCGTTCGCGCTGATGGGGCTGCGCCAGCTCTACTTCCTGCTCGCCGGGCTGCTGGACCGGCTGGTCTACCTGCGGTTCGGCCTGGCCGCGATCCTGGCGTTCATCGGCGGCAAGCTGGTGCTGCACGCGGCGCACGAGTCGGGGGCGTCGGTCCCCGACATCCCGACGTGGATGTCGCTCGTCGTCATCGTGCTGATCCTCGCGACGGCGACCGTGGCGAGCCTGCGGCGCACCCGCACCGCTGCTACCGGAAGCCCATCACCGGGTGCGGGTGGTAGGGCTCTTCCAGCGTCGCGATCTCGTCGTCGGTGA
- a CDS encoding helicase: MTDAKQAELAREQAYVDRLYGRLDRLRAQSRDQLREVRRRGASGTPQARSERDAFATMYEDRLARLDAAEAGLCFGRLDLVGGERHYIGRIGLLDDAQETLLVDWRAPAAEAFYRATPANPLGVVRRRHLRLRVRRVVDIDDDVFDLDTISADDRATLSGQAVLLAALSESRTGHMRDIVATIQAEQDQIIRADLGGVLVVQGGPGTGKTAVGLHRAAYLLYAHRERLERSGVLVVGPNRIFTRYIEAVLPSLGETGVVLATPDRIGPEVDVRADDGADVVALKSDLRMVDVIAAAVAARETVPAEPLVVPFDEHDLQVPPRVVADAVSRARRSRRPHNHARYTFARALLQHLVREVGRVTGDPELSRQRWVARTLMRSDEFRDAVNACWPRLTPAELVEGMYADPSSLEPLSVAERQLLRRPPGSAWTPADVPLLDEAAVLLGDPDEILQRAADRRREREERQYAAEVIAATGTRGRVSAEQLAQRYREAGGRQPLAERAGGAWLWEYGHVIVDEAQELTPMAWRMLFRRCPSRSMTVVGDIAQTSSSSGAQSWADALDPFVAGRWRAAELTVNYRTPAQIMAVAGDVLAATERGARIPRSVRETDDRPWVRRVERTALADTLVAAVRSEQAEVGEGTVAVLLPASVYAEVAETVTERLPDAARGPAALDARVAVLRVAEAKGLEFDSVLVVEPRLVVEGSPRGGHDLYVALTRATRRLGVLHASALPTGLERLTPLA; this comes from the coding sequence GTGACGGACGCCAAGCAGGCGGAGCTCGCGCGCGAGCAGGCCTACGTCGACAGGCTCTACGGCCGCCTCGACCGGCTGCGGGCCCAGTCGCGCGACCAGCTGCGGGAGGTACGCCGACGCGGCGCGAGCGGCACCCCGCAGGCGCGCAGCGAGCGCGACGCTTTCGCGACGATGTACGAGGACCGGCTGGCCCGGCTCGACGCCGCCGAGGCCGGCCTCTGCTTCGGCCGGCTCGACCTGGTCGGTGGCGAGCGGCACTACATCGGCCGCATCGGACTGCTCGACGACGCGCAGGAGACGCTGCTCGTCGACTGGCGGGCACCGGCCGCCGAGGCGTTCTACCGCGCGACGCCGGCGAACCCGCTCGGCGTGGTCCGCCGGCGGCACCTGCGGCTGAGGGTCCGGCGGGTGGTCGACATCGACGACGACGTCTTCGACCTTGACACCATCTCCGCCGACGACCGGGCCACCCTATCGGGGCAGGCCGTGCTGCTCGCCGCGCTCTCGGAGAGCCGCACCGGGCACATGCGTGACATCGTCGCCACGATCCAGGCCGAGCAGGACCAGATCATCCGCGCCGATCTGGGCGGGGTGCTCGTCGTGCAGGGCGGTCCCGGCACCGGCAAGACCGCGGTCGGCCTGCACCGAGCGGCCTACCTGCTCTACGCGCATCGCGAGCGGCTCGAGCGCAGCGGCGTACTCGTCGTCGGCCCCAACCGGATCTTCACCCGTTACATCGAGGCGGTGCTGCCCTCGCTCGGCGAGACCGGGGTCGTGCTGGCCACGCCCGACCGGATCGGGCCCGAGGTCGACGTGCGCGCGGACGACGGTGCCGACGTCGTCGCGCTGAAGAGTGACCTGCGCATGGTCGACGTGATCGCCGCGGCCGTCGCTGCCCGCGAGACGGTACCGGCCGAGCCGCTGGTCGTGCCGTTCGACGAGCACGACCTGCAGGTGCCGCCACGCGTCGTGGCCGATGCCGTGTCCCGGGCGCGACGTTCGCGCCGACCGCACAACCACGCCCGCTACACCTTCGCCAGGGCGCTGCTGCAGCACCTCGTGCGCGAGGTCGGCCGTGTCACCGGCGACCCCGAGCTGTCGCGGCAGCGGTGGGTGGCCCGGACGCTCATGCGCAGCGACGAGTTCCGCGACGCGGTCAACGCCTGCTGGCCGAGGTTGACCCCGGCCGAGCTGGTCGAGGGGATGTACGCCGACCCGTCCTCTCTCGAACCGCTGTCGGTGGCCGAGCGGCAGTTGCTGCGCCGCCCGCCCGGCTCGGCATGGACGCCCGCCGACGTGCCGCTGCTCGACGAGGCCGCGGTGCTGCTCGGCGACCCCGACGAGATCCTGCAACGTGCTGCGGACCGGCGCCGTGAGCGCGAGGAACGCCAGTACGCCGCCGAGGTGATCGCCGCGACCGGCACCCGGGGGCGGGTCAGCGCCGAGCAGTTGGCGCAGCGCTACCGGGAGGCCGGCGGCCGCCAACCCCTCGCCGAGCGCGCCGGCGGCGCGTGGCTGTGGGAGTACGGCCACGTCATCGTCGACGAGGCGCAGGAGCTCACCCCGATGGCGTGGCGGATGCTCTTCCGCCGCTGCCCCAGCCGGTCGATGACCGTGGTGGGGGACATCGCGCAGACGTCGTCGTCGAGTGGCGCGCAGTCGTGGGCGGATGCGCTCGACCCGTTCGTCGCCGGGCGATGGCGCGCCGCCGAGCTGACCGTCAACTACCGCACGCCCGCACAGATCATGGCGGTTGCCGGCGACGTGCTGGCCGCGACCGAGCGTGGCGCGCGGATACCGCGATCGGTGCGGGAGACCGACGACCGGCCCTGGGTGCGCCGGGTCGAGCGGACTGCCCTGGCCGACACCCTGGTCGCCGCCGTGCGATCCGAGCAGGCCGAGGTCGGCGAGGGGACGGTGGCGGTGCTCCTGCCCGCTTCGGTCTATGCCGAGGTCGCCGAGACCGTCACAGAGCGACTGCCCGACGCGGCGCGCGGGCCAGCGGCCCTCGACGCCAGGGTCGCCGTGTTGCGGGTCGCGGAGGCCAAGGGCCTGGAGTTCGACTCGGTCCTCGTCGTCGAGCCGCGCCTCGTCGTCGAGGGCTCGCCGCGCGGCGGCCACGATCTCTACGTGGCGCTGACCCGGGCCACCAGGCGGCTCGGCGTGCTGCACGCGTCGGCGTTGCCGACCGGCCTGGAGCGGCTGACGCCGCTGGCCTAG
- a CDS encoding amidase → MRTVIETAEAVRRGELKAVEALDECLALIEAMDPELNAFSHLAPDLARAAAERVDAMVARGEDPGPFAGVPFGVKDLEDCAGMPTGHGSLLYAGHPPAAADSMQVARLRAAGAVPLGKTTAPEFGATCFTATKACGVTRNPWDPTRTPGGSSGGSAAAVSAGMVPFATASDGGGSTRIPAAFTGLLGLKPSYGRIPFDGAHESETSVRGAMVTTVADAARHLDVTAGPDDRDRGSLPPSGVCYERAIEELDVGGLTATWSLDLGFAVVDPEVAELARAAADTLVSVAGLREIDRPFAPTNPLRAWWGLGAVDINMDVERGMFPERAEEFMPDNRRSLEVTASYSVAQFARQVKRRNRLEVEVAELFADVDLLLTPTTAVPAFAAEGPLPFTIDGKDARNSGPVPFTMLANLCWNPAISLPAGTTSDGLPVGLQITARRHRDDVVLRLARIYEQAAPWPRHAPGR, encoded by the coding sequence ATGCGCACGGTGATCGAGACCGCTGAAGCGGTACGCCGCGGCGAGCTCAAGGCGGTCGAGGCGCTCGACGAGTGCCTGGCTCTCATCGAGGCCATGGACCCCGAGCTCAACGCCTTCAGCCACCTGGCCCCCGACCTGGCCCGGGCGGCCGCCGAGCGGGTCGACGCGATGGTGGCCCGCGGCGAGGACCCGGGGCCGTTTGCCGGCGTGCCGTTCGGGGTCAAGGACCTTGAGGACTGCGCCGGCATGCCGACCGGTCACGGCTCGCTGCTCTACGCCGGCCATCCGCCCGCAGCGGCCGACTCCATGCAGGTGGCCAGACTGCGGGCGGCGGGCGCCGTGCCGCTCGGCAAGACGACCGCACCGGAGTTCGGGGCGACCTGCTTCACCGCGACCAAGGCCTGCGGCGTGACGCGCAACCCGTGGGACCCGACCCGCACGCCGGGCGGGTCGAGCGGAGGGTCGGCGGCGGCCGTGTCCGCCGGGATGGTGCCTTTCGCGACCGCGAGCGACGGGGGCGGGTCGACCCGGATCCCCGCCGCGTTCACCGGGCTGCTCGGTTTGAAGCCGTCGTACGGCCGCATCCCCTTCGACGGGGCGCACGAGAGCGAGACCAGCGTGCGCGGCGCGATGGTCACCACCGTCGCCGACGCCGCCCGCCACCTCGACGTCACCGCCGGTCCCGACGATCGCGACCGCGGGTCGCTGCCGCCCTCCGGCGTCTGCTACGAGCGGGCCATCGAGGAGCTCGACGTCGGCGGCCTGACCGCCACGTGGTCACTCGACCTCGGCTTCGCCGTCGTCGACCCCGAGGTGGCGGAGCTCGCGCGCGCTGCCGCCGACACGTTGGTCTCCGTGGCCGGACTGCGCGAGATCGACCGGCCGTTCGCCCCGACCAACCCGCTGCGGGCCTGGTGGGGGCTCGGTGCCGTCGACATCAACATGGACGTCGAGCGCGGCATGTTCCCTGAGCGGGCCGAGGAGTTCATGCCCGACAACCGCCGATCGCTCGAGGTCACCGCGTCGTACTCCGTCGCGCAGTTCGCCCGGCAGGTCAAGCGCCGCAACCGGCTCGAGGTCGAGGTCGCCGAGCTGTTCGCCGACGTCGACCTGCTGCTCACCCCGACGACGGCGGTGCCGGCGTTCGCCGCGGAAGGCCCGCTGCCGTTCACCATCGATGGCAAGGACGCCCGCAACAGCGGCCCGGTGCCGTTCACCATGCTGGCCAACCTCTGCTGGAACCCCGCGATCTCGCTGCCCGCCGGCACCACCAGCGACGGCCTGCCGGTCGGGCTGCAGATCACCGCGCGGCGGCACCGCGACGACGTGGTCCTGCGGCTCGCGCGCATCTACGAGCAGGCGGCCCCCTGGCCGCGCCACGCGCCCGGGCGGTGA
- a CDS encoding ABC-F family ATP-binding cassette domain-containing protein translates to MITASRVELRAGARLLLEHASFQVNRGDKVGLVGRNGAGKTTLCRILAGEGAPAAGSITRRGSVGYLPQDPRTGDLSEIARDRILSARGLDEVMQDLRAAEQKMAAGDERAVRRYGVAEERFHVLGGYAAEAEAASLAASLGLPDRVLGQPLGTLSGGQRRRVELARILFSGADTLLLDEPTNHLDADSVVWLRDFLRSHRGGLVVISHDVSLLDATVNKVLHLDANRCSLDVYNVGWQAYLATREVDERRRRRERANAERKAAALQTQAEKMRAKATKAVAAQNMLRRAERMLTDLEDVRQQDKVAKLRFPEPAACGRVPLTASELSKCYGSLEVFTDVDLAVDAGSRVVVLGLNGAGKTTLLRILAGLEPPDTGQVEPGHGLRLGYYAQEHETLDPRRTVLENLASAAPDLPEVEQRKVLGSFLFSGDTVFQPAGTLSGGEKTRLALALLVVSSANVLLLDEPTNNLDPASREQVLEALRSYRGAIVLVTHDEGAVAALGPDRVLLLPDGVEDVWRPELADLVALA, encoded by the coding sequence ATGATCACTGCTTCACGCGTCGAACTGCGCGCCGGCGCCCGCCTGCTGCTCGAGCACGCGTCGTTCCAGGTCAACCGAGGCGACAAGGTCGGCCTGGTCGGCCGCAACGGCGCCGGCAAGACCACGCTCTGTCGGATCCTCGCGGGTGAGGGCGCCCCGGCGGCCGGCTCCATCACGCGGCGCGGCAGCGTCGGCTACCTGCCGCAGGATCCCCGCACGGGTGACCTGTCGGAGATCGCCCGCGACCGCATCCTGTCCGCCCGCGGCCTCGACGAGGTGATGCAGGACCTGCGGGCCGCCGAGCAGAAGATGGCGGCCGGCGACGAGCGCGCGGTGCGCCGTTACGGCGTGGCCGAGGAGCGTTTCCACGTCCTCGGTGGCTACGCGGCCGAGGCCGAGGCCGCGTCGCTGGCCGCCAGCCTCGGCCTGCCCGACCGGGTGCTCGGGCAGCCGCTCGGCACGCTGTCGGGCGGCCAGCGCCGCCGGGTCGAGCTGGCGCGCATCCTGTTCAGCGGCGCCGACACCCTGCTGCTCGACGAGCCGACCAACCACCTTGACGCCGACTCGGTCGTCTGGCTGCGCGACTTCCTGCGCTCGCACCGCGGCGGTCTCGTCGTGATCAGCCACGACGTGTCGCTGCTCGACGCGACGGTCAACAAGGTCCTGCACCTGGATGCCAACCGGTGCTCGCTCGACGTCTACAACGTCGGTTGGCAGGCCTACCTCGCCACCCGCGAGGTCGACGAGCGGCGACGTCGGCGTGAGCGTGCAAACGCCGAGCGCAAGGCCGCGGCCCTGCAGACGCAGGCGGAGAAGATGCGGGCCAAGGCTACGAAGGCCGTCGCCGCGCAGAACATGCTGCGCCGGGCCGAGCGCATGCTCACCGACCTGGAAGACGTGCGCCAGCAGGACAAGGTCGCCAAGCTGCGCTTCCCGGAGCCGGCGGCGTGCGGCCGGGTGCCACTCACCGCGAGCGAGCTGTCGAAGTGCTACGGATCGCTCGAGGTGTTCACCGATGTCGACCTCGCCGTCGACGCCGGCAGCCGCGTCGTCGTCCTCGGCCTCAACGGGGCGGGCAAGACGACGCTGCTGCGGATCCTGGCCGGTCTCGAGCCGCCCGACACCGGCCAGGTCGAGCCCGGGCACGGGCTGCGGCTCGGCTACTACGCGCAGGAGCACGAGACCCTCGACCCGCGCCGCACCGTGCTGGAGAACCTCGCCTCGGCGGCCCCCGACCTGCCGGAGGTCGAGCAGCGCAAGGTGCTGGGCTCTTTCCTGTTCTCCGGCGACACGGTCTTCCAGCCGGCCGGGACGCTGTCCGGCGGCGAGAAGACCCGGCTCGCCCTCGCCCTGCTCGTCGTGTCCAGTGCCAACGTGCTGCTGCTCGACGAGCCCACCAACAACCTCGACCCGGCCAGCCGCGAGCAGGTGCTCGAGGCGCTGCGCAGCTACCGCGGGGCGATCGTGCTGGTCACCCACGACGAGGGTGCGGTCGCGGCGCTCGGTCCCGACCGGGTGCTGCTGCTGCCCGACGGGGTCGAGGACGTCTGGCGGCCGGAGCTCGCCGACCTCGTCGCCCTGGCCTGA
- a CDS encoding thioredoxin fold domain-containing protein yields MEAPVIEDLRRRAGRFGLDIIMVNVWESVDPAGEARHFCDIYGVEGTVLIDETGDYAAALGIRGVPMNVFVDTDGTAVEVGATTPDELKAAITRLLGRDDWYDD; encoded by the coding sequence GTGGAGGCGCCGGTCATCGAGGACCTACGCCGCCGCGCAGGCCGGTTCGGCCTGGACATCATCATGGTCAACGTCTGGGAGAGCGTCGACCCAGCCGGTGAGGCCCGGCACTTCTGCGACATCTACGGCGTCGAGGGCACCGTGCTGATCGACGAGACCGGCGACTACGCGGCGGCGCTCGGCATCCGCGGCGTACCGATGAACGTCTTCGTTGACACCGACGGGACAGCCGTCGAGGTCGGCGCGACGACGCCCGACGAGCTGAAGGCCGCGATCACCCGCCTGCTCGGCCGCGACGACTGGTACGACGACTGA
- a CDS encoding helix-turn-helix domain-containing protein, which produces MSQRARILRLALELMAQGGAEAMSMRDLAGAAEMNVATLYHYFPSKRDLLTAVLEEPEYRNVLDGELPGAGPGGPVDDLAQLLQESWQVMLDVQDYVRVMVGEALRGDDAARSVGSSLLGTTEAALQQWAADVLHERQAARAAAIARMLRAVIVGVFIEQLADGSDDTSWCEQRARELAPMLAGVVRREGGAPKSTHRR; this is translated from the coding sequence GTGTCGCAACGAGCCCGGATCCTGCGGCTCGCGCTGGAGCTGATGGCCCAGGGCGGCGCCGAGGCGATGAGCATGCGCGACCTCGCCGGCGCTGCGGAGATGAACGTCGCGACGCTCTACCACTACTTCCCGTCCAAGCGCGACCTGCTGACCGCGGTGCTCGAGGAGCCGGAGTACCGCAACGTGCTCGACGGCGAGCTGCCCGGAGCCGGGCCGGGCGGCCCGGTCGACGACCTCGCCCAGCTGCTGCAGGAGTCGTGGCAGGTCATGCTCGACGTGCAGGACTACGTGCGGGTGATGGTCGGCGAAGCACTGCGCGGCGACGACGCGGCGCGCAGCGTCGGCTCGAGCCTGCTGGGCACGACCGAGGCAGCGCTGCAGCAGTGGGCGGCCGACGTGCTGCACGAGCGCCAAGCGGCGCGAGCCGCCGCCATCGCCCGGATGCTGCGCGCCGTCATCGTCGGCGTGTTCATCGAGCAGCTGGCCGACGGCAGCGACGACACGTCCTGGTGCGAGCAGCGGGCGCGTGAGCTCGCACCGATGCTGGCCGGCGTCGTACGCCGTGAGGGTGGCGCACCCAAGTCGACGCACCGGCGCTAG